A genomic segment from Papilio machaon chromosome 10, ilPapMach1.1, whole genome shotgun sequence encodes:
- the LOC123721305 gene encoding uncharacterized protein LOC123721305 yields the protein MTISRLSIVKFLELALTCSCVALHYHSYNADADLGMLVTGTFIGYLIIFAGAAAGYLMQTPSHKRIDIFYSLVGVALFVASGAVIIDRFQHYGKSDFRDKNLAKASLSIINGAILLVDAVLTQRGG from the exons ATGACGATCAGCAGACTGTCCATCGTTAAATTCCTTGAACTG gcGCTGACTTGTTCGTGCGTGGCCCTGCACTACCACAGTTACAATGCAGACGCTGATCTCGGTATGCTGGTCACCGGGACATTTATAGGATATCTTATCATATTTGCTGGAGCGGCTGCAG GTTACTTGATGCAGACGCCGTCACACAAACGCATTGACATCTTCTACTCGTTGGTCGGGGTTGCGCTTTTTGTCGCCAGTGGTGCGGTCATTATTGACAg ATTCCAACACTACGGTAAAAGCGACTTCAGAGACAAGAATCTAGCGAAGGCGTCACTATCCATCATCAACGGAGCAATTTTGCTTGTCGACGCCGTGTTGACGCAACGCGGCggctag
- the LOC106717472 gene encoding uncharacterized protein LOC106717472, protein MSPMKSTILVLFLSILSVTCFELKLLKKATETINDIFDYRQITCIVWWRADTESIKVLIENFHGSVVTFAMRESTKSDFHKLVKYKQTVLFASDPDEFKYFLHTVVKNVVNPISVILIYTELVTNNDVLSDLMKLAWHTDIGDFIVISVCGNNDNVTLTTYIPYRDDECGNYSPIVLPDNMYFIRKFNNFKQCPFRVTAVNAILYFALKTHNGKVHVSGIDGNVLNLVIEGVNATMKFIGGNKRDIEVVLNGSAAGPFGDIVNGSADILGPSLLLTVKRYSQAQPLYVYQTLNLVWCLPRRREMYTRIKVLLPFFTSTNLFFIFTWISLYILIRLIHKFSLVNPNLKNITFRILSISLGQPINFVTENWVANSIFVLWIWFCLIIRVAYQSDLVERFELTILEPRVSTASEAVQLVDGHGGFVSVKDYFHNTPMEINYQTVRLNETSNYINMIANGKRFLLVTNEILIKYFNPAVQILDERVTSLPTSFYVRPRWPAVHELNKLLERITETGFVNKILNDYMHNNGSVKRYWSQTKSPKPLDMSILLACFIGLIIMYVVCVIILAIEIYYYKIQHRRFI, encoded by the coding sequence ATGTCACCAATGAAAAGTAcgattttagtattatttttaagcataCTAAGTGTAACatgttttgaattgaagttACTAAAAAAGGCCACGGAAACAATTAACGACATTTTTGACTATAGACAAATCACCTGTATAGTTTGGTGGAGAGCAGACACGGAAAGCATTAAagtattaattgaaaattttcacGGATCCGTCGTTACATTTGCTATGCGAGAATCAACAAAGAGTGACTTTCATAAATTGgtgaaatacaaacaaacagtaCTATTTGCTTCAGATCCTGatgaattcaaatattttctacatacaGTAGTAAAAAACGTTGTAAACCCGATAAGTGTGATATTGATTTATACCGAACTAGTTACTAATAATGATGTTTTGTCagatttgatgaaattagCATGGCATACTGACATTGGTGACTTCATTGTGATAAGTGTTTGCGGGAACAATGATAATGTAACACTAACTACGTACATTCCTTACAGAGATGATGAATGTGGTAACTACAGTCCAATAGTATTACctgataatatgtattttataagaaaattcaacaatttcaaacaatgcCCTTTTCGTGTTACAGCTGTTAACGCTATTCTATATTTTGCACTAAAGACTCATAATGGCAAAGTTCATGTTAGTGGGATAGATGGTAATGTATTAAATCTTGTAATAGAGGGAGTTAACGCCACTATGAAATTTATAGGTGGAAATAAACGGGATATCGAAGTAGTCCTTAACGGGAGTGCAGCTGGACCATTCGGTGATATAGTTAATGGGTCGGCAGATATTTTGGGACCAAGTCTATTACTAACGGTAAAAAGATACAGCCAAGCCCAGCCTTTATATGTGTATCAAACATTAAATCTCGTTTGGTGTTTGCCTAGACGTCGAGAAATGTACACTCGTATCAAAGTGTTGCTTCCCTTCTTCACgagtacaaatttattttttatatttacttggATTTCTCTGTACATATTGATCAGGcttattcataaatttagtttagtaaatccaaatttaaagaatattacATTTCGGATCTTAAGTATATCTCTTGGGCAGCCAATCAATTTTGTGACAGAAAATTGGGTGGcaaatagtatttttgttCTGTGGATTTGGTTTTGCCTTATAATCCGTGTAGCATACCAAAGCGATCTCGTCGAAAGATttgaattaacaattttagaGCCGCGTGTGAGTACTGCTAGTGAGGCGGTACAGTTGGTCGACGGGCACGGCGGCTTCGTCTCTGTcaaagattattttcataatacacCTATGGAAATAAACTATCAGACCGTAAGGTTAAATGAAACGtcaaattatatcaatatgaTTGCAAACGGCAAAAGATTTCTCCTAGTTAcgaatgaaattttgattaaatatttcaatccCGCAGTTCAGATACTAGATGAACGAGTAACAAGCTTACCGACATCTTTTTACGTGCGCCCGCGCTGGCCTGCTGTACATGAACTTAATAAACTTCTTGAAAGAATTACTGAAACTGGCTTCgtgaataaaatcttaaacgaTTATATGCATAACAACGGTAGTGTAAAAAGATATTGGTCACAGACAAAAAGTCCCAAACCTTTGGACATGTCCATTCTGCTTGCATGTTTTAttggtttaattattatgtatgttGTATGCGTTATCATTCTTgctattgaaatttattactataaaattcaACATAGAaggtttatttga
- the LOC106717553 gene encoding extracellular serine/threonine protein CG31145, with translation MLNMKLKERLALAISALLVLFTLMLVVDIQMDYGISGHRVPLHGRVRVGDDQDKGRSAYIEFRKRFLQKSNGSNGSREFEQSAPSETSGGGEAEPRTPAPPVDHYEDLVKIINSQLTGHNEDHPVVVPPHHDLNVLRPENPTIGEMEDLEPSVNASNLEKFQLRIAQHELYEDGEALVDAVLKDMATLPILHAEQKEGGTQLKLIIDYPNGIQALFKPMRFARDVQTLPNHFYFSDYERHNAEIAAFHLDRILGFRRAMPVIGRVLNMTTEIYDVTEGDILRTFFVSPANNFCFHGKCSYYCDTGHAICGNPDMLEGSFAAFLPSPDLAERKVWRHPWRRSYHKRRKAQWELQSDYCDTVRSTPPYDSGRRLLDLMDMSIFDFLTGNMDRHHYETFKMFGNDTFTLHLDQGRAFGKAFHDELSILAPLLQCCIVRHTTLAALLKFHNGDPLSKVLRESMNADPVSPILWEPHLAAVDRRIGLILDAIRKCIEKSENPLQDEVNDFV, from the exons ATGCTCAACATGAAACTGAAGGAGCGGCTCGCGCTCGCGATCAGCGCCTTACTCGTACTCTTCACGCTAATGCTCGTGGTCGATATCCAGATGGACTATGGCATCTCCGGACACAGAGTCCCCCTGCACGGACGAGTCCGGGTAGGGGACGATCAGGATAAAGGAAGATCCGCGTATATAGAATTCAGAAAAAGATTCCTACAGAAAAG TAATGGAAGCAACGGCTCACGAGAGTTTGAGCAGTCCGCACCGAGTGAGACCAGCGGCGGCGGTGAGGCAGAACCGCGCACTCCTGCGCCTCCAGTCGATCACTACGAAGACCTGGTTAAGATCATCAATTCCCAGCTCACAGGGCACAATGAGGACCACCCTGTGGTAGTGCCCCCCCACCATGACCTTAATGTCCTAAGGCCAGAGAACCCTACTATAGGCGAAATGGAGGATCTTGAACCGAG TGTGAACGCGTCCAACTTGGAGAAGTTCCAGCTGCGGATAGCCCAGCACGAGCTGTACGAGGACGGGGAGGCGCTCGTCGATGCCGTGCTCAAGGACATGGCCACGTTGCCCATACTGCACGCAG AACAAAAAGAAGGTGGGACACAGCTGAAGTTGATCATAGACTATCCAAACGGTATACAAGCCCTCTTTAAACCAATGAG GTTCGCCCGAGACGTCCAGACTCTACCGAATCATTTCTACTTTTCTGATTACGAGCGACATAACGCGGAGATTGCGGCGTTCCATTTGGACAG GATACTAGGGTTCCGTCGCGCAATGCCAGTCATAGGTCGAGTTCTAAACATGACAACAGAGATCTATGACGTCACCGAGGGCGACATCTTGCGAACGTTTTTCGTGTCGCCGGCGAACAATTTCTGCTTCCACGGCAAGTGCTCGTATTACTGCGATACTGGGCATGCGATTTGCGGCAACCCTGACATGTTAGAGGGGAGTTTCGCTGCCTTCTTACCGTCTCCAGATTTAGCTGAACGAAAG GTATGGCGACATCCATGGAGGAGATCGTACCACAAGAGACGAAAAGCTCAATGGGAACTACAGTCTGACTATTGTGATACG GTCCGCAGTACGCCACCCTACGACTCGGGTCGACGTTTACTTGATCTGATGGACATGTCAATCTTTGACTTCTTAACCGGCAACATGGACAGACATCACTACGAAACATTCAA GATGTTCGGTAACGACACATTCACGTTGCACCTGGACCAGGGCCGCGCATTCGGGAAGGCGTTTCACGACGAGCTCAGCATCCTGGCGCCGCTACTGCAATGCTGCATCGTACGGCACACCACGCTCGCTGCACTGCTCAA GTTTCACAATGGAGATCCACTTTCGAAAGTTCTCCGCGAGTCAATGAACGCAGACCCTGTCTCTCCTATTCTATGGGAGCCGCACCTCGCGGCAGTCGACAGGAGAATCGGGCTTATATTAGATGCAATCAGAAAATGTATCGAAAAATCCGAAAACCCTTTACAGGATGAAGTGAACGATTTTGTATGA